A window from Actimicrobium sp. CCC2.4 encodes these proteins:
- a CDS encoding DUF3460 family protein, producing the protein MKFTKQFQRYESEITLFIADLKKKNPQLEEQQRAGRALLWDKAPRDLDSQDRTNDSKVAQQPYVYQNKL; encoded by the coding sequence ATGAAATTCACCAAGCAATTCCAGCGCTACGAATCCGAGATCACGCTCTTCATCGCCGACCTCAAAAAGAAAAATCCGCAACTCGAAGAACAGCAACGTGCCGGCCGTGCCCTGCTGTGGGACAAGGCACCGCGCGACCTCGATAGCCAGGACCGCACCAACGACTCGAAAGTCGCGCAACAGCCGTACGTGTACCAGAACAAGCTGTAA
- a CDS encoding SulP family inorganic anion transporter has protein sequence MSSFRFRFHPTLLDTLADYSPQRLRKDIIAGITVSVVALPLAMAFAIASGVKPEAGLFTAIIAGFLISALGGSRVQIGGPAGAFIVVIYGIIDKYGLANLLIATSCAGILLFAMGMFRLGSLIRYIPLPIVIGFTNGIAVLIALSQLKDFFGLRITRMPGDFFAQLRMLVQHASTTHWPSLLLALLSLLLLIGWSRLARSSLDPGLPHPRWRQRCSIVPGSVVVLLLATLASALLALPVETIGSRFGGIPQGLPVFVLPDFSWELVKQLFAPTLTIALLGAIESLLCARIADGLIDTRHDPNQELMAQGVANFVTPFFGGLPATGTIARTVTNIRSGATSPVSGIVHALTLLMLILFAAPLATDVPLATMAAILIYMAWNMGEWHEFVRLRRLSMPYRILMLATFFLTVIVDLTTAVEVGLVLACVFFIYRISDLTQIAPITVPGPLPGVRAYSIYGSLFFGAVGKLELLIEAQAVPQRVLILELHQLISIDSTGLDALDTVRRALHRHGGQLILCGPNRQPRAQIERSGFLDRLGENNCVDSIDAAYARARIFSAASDEQGKMPAAANQSQRAP, from the coding sequence ATGTCATCTTTTCGCTTCCGGTTTCATCCGACCCTGCTCGACACGCTGGCCGACTATAGTCCGCAGCGACTGCGCAAGGACATCATTGCCGGTATCACCGTCAGCGTCGTCGCGCTGCCACTGGCGATGGCCTTCGCGATTGCTTCCGGGGTCAAGCCGGAAGCCGGCTTGTTCACCGCCATCATTGCCGGCTTTCTGATTTCAGCATTGGGCGGGTCGCGCGTGCAGATAGGCGGACCGGCCGGTGCCTTCATCGTCGTCATCTACGGCATCATCGACAAATACGGCCTGGCCAACCTGCTGATCGCCACCAGTTGCGCCGGCATCCTGCTGTTTGCGATGGGCATGTTCCGGCTCGGCTCGCTGATCCGCTACATTCCGCTGCCGATCGTGATCGGCTTCACCAACGGCATTGCGGTACTGATCGCGCTATCGCAGCTGAAGGATTTTTTCGGACTCAGGATCACTCGCATGCCGGGTGATTTTTTTGCCCAGTTGCGCATGCTGGTGCAGCATGCCTCGACCACCCACTGGCCGTCGCTGCTGCTGGCACTGCTGTCGCTGTTGCTGCTGATCGGCTGGTCGCGGCTGGCGCGTTCGTCGCTGGACCCCGGCCTGCCGCATCCACGCTGGCGGCAGCGTTGCAGCATCGTGCCGGGCAGCGTCGTGGTGCTGTTGCTGGCGACACTGGCCAGCGCGCTGCTGGCCTTGCCGGTCGAGACCATCGGCAGCCGCTTCGGCGGCATCCCGCAAGGCTTGCCGGTGTTCGTGCTGCCGGACTTCAGCTGGGAACTGGTCAAGCAATTGTTCGCACCGACCTTGACGATCGCCTTGCTGGGCGCGATCGAATCGCTGCTCTGTGCCCGCATCGCCGATGGCCTGATCGATACCCGCCATGACCCGAACCAGGAATTGATGGCGCAGGGCGTGGCCAATTTCGTCACGCCTTTTTTTGGTGGCTTGCCGGCCACCGGCACCATCGCCCGCACCGTCACCAATATCCGCAGCGGCGCGACCTCACCGGTCTCCGGCATCGTCCATGCGCTGACGCTGCTGATGCTGATCCTGTTCGCCGCGCCGCTGGCCACCGATGTTCCGCTGGCGACGATGGCGGCGATCCTGATTTACATGGCATGGAACATGGGCGAATGGCACGAGTTTGTCCGCTTGCGACGGCTGTCGATGCCGTACCGCATCCTGATGCTGGCGACGTTTTTTCTGACCGTGATTGTCGACCTGACCACCGCCGTCGAAGTCGGGCTGGTGCTGGCCTGCGTGTTCTTCATCTACCGGATTTCCGACCTGACGCAGATCGCGCCCATCACGGTTCCTGGCCCGTTGCCGGGTGTGCGGGCCTATTCGATCTATGGCTCGCTGTTCTTTGGCGCAGTCGGCAAGCTCGAACTGCTGATCGAAGCGCAAGCCGTGCCGCAACGGGTACTGATCCTCGAACTGCATCAGCTGATCAGCATCGATTCAACCGGCCTCGATGCACTCGATACGGTGCGCCGGGCCTTGCACCGGCATGGCGGTCAGCTGATCCTGTGCGGACCCAACCGGCAACCGCGCGCGCAGATTGAGCGCTCCGGCTTTCTCGACCGGCTGGGCGAAAACAATTGCGTCGACAGTATCGATGCAGCCTATGCGCGGGCCCGCATTTTCAGCGCCGCCAGTGACGAACAAGGTAAAATGCCCGCTGCCGCCAACCAGTCGCAAAGAGCCCCATGA
- the metG gene encoding methionine--tRNA ligase produces the protein MSATSPRQLFVTTALPYANAAFHIGHIMEYIQADIWVRFQRMQGHEVHFVCADDAHGAPIMIAADNAGVTPQEFVARIAAGRQAPLDGFHIGFDNWHSTDGEENHALSKEIYCSLRDDAQLITTKTIEQFFDPVKNMFLADRYIKGECPKCGAKDQYGDSCEVCGAVYAPTELKNPYSALSGAVPVMKSSEHFFFKLSDHKCVEFLREWAFTEGRLQPEVANKAREWLEGKDDKESGLGDWDISRDAPYFGIEIPDAPGKYFYVWLDAPIGYLASLKNYFDNTGRDFDAFMANPDTEQYHFIGKDITYFHTLFWPAMLHFAGRKVPNNVFVHGFITVSGEKMSKSRGTGISPLRYLDIGMNPEWMRYYIAAKLSAKVEDVDFNPDDFVARVNSDLIGKYVNIASRSAGFIAKRFDGHVVTDWATTSDTFLFGLRDVADDIHALYDGREYGKALRLIMEQADRVNAYVDANKPWELAKNPDNDARLQEVCSRLLEAFRILTLYLKPVLPALAQQVETMLAIAPLQWSDVSQPLPHQHQINPFVHLMQRVDPKMLDALFEPPVAPAIAAPAPAPAVAPAAAVVATPVATTNEIKIDDFAKVDLRIARIVNCEAVDGSDKLLRLTLDVGEGRLRNVFSGIKSSYQPEELIGKLTVMVANLAPRKMKFGISEGMVLAASAADEKASPGIYILQPWPGAEPGMRVG, from the coding sequence ATGAGCGCCACTTCGCCACGCCAGCTATTCGTCACCACCGCCCTGCCCTACGCCAACGCAGCCTTCCACATCGGTCACATCATGGAGTACATCCAGGCCGATATCTGGGTTCGCTTCCAGCGCATGCAGGGCCATGAAGTGCATTTTGTGTGCGCCGACGATGCCCATGGCGCACCGATCATGATCGCTGCCGATAATGCCGGCGTGACGCCACAGGAATTCGTGGCCCGCATTGCGGCCGGCAGGCAGGCGCCGCTTGATGGCTTTCATATCGGCTTCGATAACTGGCATTCGACCGATGGCGAAGAAAACCACGCGCTGTCGAAAGAAATCTATTGCAGCCTGCGCGACGACGCGCAGCTGATCACGACCAAGACCATCGAGCAGTTTTTCGATCCGGTCAAGAACATGTTCCTGGCCGACCGCTACATCAAGGGCGAATGTCCGAAGTGCGGTGCCAAGGATCAGTACGGCGATTCCTGCGAAGTCTGCGGTGCGGTGTATGCCCCGACCGAACTGAAGAATCCGTACTCGGCCCTGTCCGGCGCGGTGCCGGTGATGAAGTCGTCCGAGCATTTTTTCTTCAAACTGTCGGACCATAAATGCGTTGAATTCCTGCGCGAGTGGGCCTTCACCGAAGGTCGCTTGCAGCCTGAAGTCGCCAACAAGGCGCGCGAATGGCTGGAAGGCAAAGACGACAAGGAAAGCGGACTCGGCGACTGGGACATCAGCCGCGATGCACCGTATTTCGGCATCGAGATTCCTGACGCGCCAGGCAAGTACTTCTACGTCTGGCTGGACGCACCGATCGGCTACCTGGCGTCGCTGAAAAATTACTTCGACAATACCGGTCGCGATTTCGATGCCTTCATGGCCAATCCCGATACCGAGCAATATCATTTCATCGGTAAGGACATCACTTATTTCCATACGCTGTTCTGGCCGGCGATGCTGCATTTTGCCGGCCGCAAGGTGCCCAACAACGTGTTCGTGCACGGCTTCATCACGGTCAGCGGCGAAAAAATGTCGAAGTCGCGCGGCACCGGCATTTCGCCGTTGCGCTACCTCGACATCGGCATGAACCCGGAATGGATGCGCTATTACATCGCCGCCAAACTGAGCGCCAAGGTCGAGGATGTCGACTTCAATCCCGATGACTTCGTGGCCCGCGTCAACAGCGATCTGATCGGCAAATACGTCAACATCGCCAGCCGCTCGGCCGGTTTCATTGCCAAGCGTTTCGATGGGCATGTAGTGACCGACTGGGCCACCACATCGGACACTTTCCTGTTCGGCCTGCGCGATGTCGCCGATGACATCCATGCCTTGTACGACGGCCGCGAATACGGCAAGGCACTGCGCCTGATCATGGAGCAGGCCGACCGCGTCAATGCCTATGTCGATGCCAACAAACCATGGGAACTGGCCAAGAATCCGGACAACGATGCGCGCCTGCAGGAAGTCTGCAGCCGCCTGCTCGAAGCCTTCCGCATCCTGACGCTGTACCTCAAGCCGGTGCTGCCGGCACTGGCACAGCAAGTCGAGACCATGCTCGCCATCGCCCCGCTGCAATGGTCCGATGTCAGCCAGCCGCTGCCGCACCAGCACCAGATCAACCCGTTCGTGCATCTGATGCAGCGGGTCGATCCGAAGATGCTCGATGCCTTGTTCGAGCCACCGGTAGCGCCAGCCATTGCGGCACCGGCACCGGCACCGGCCGTGGCACCGGCAGCAGCGGTAGTGGCCACGCCGGTCGCCACCACCAACGAAATCAAGATCGATGACTTCGCCAAGGTCGACCTGCGCATCGCGCGGATCGTCAACTGCGAAGCCGTCGACGGTTCCGACAAGCTGTTGCGACTGACGCTTGATGTCGGCGAAGGCCGCCTGCGCAACGTGTTCTCCGGCATCAAGTCGTCCTACCAGCCCGAAGAATTGATCGGCAAGCTGACCGTGATGGTGGCCAACCTGGCACCACGCAAGATGAAGTTCGGGATTTCCGAAGGCATGGTGCTGGCCGCCTCGGCCGCCGATGAAAAAGCCAGCCCCGGCATCTACATCCTGCAGCCATGGCCAGGTGCAGAGCCCGGCATGCGCGTGGGCTGA
- the gltX gene encoding glutamate--tRNA ligase: MIVRTRFAPSPTGYLHLGGARTALFAWAYARHFGGTFILRIEDTDLERSTPQAVQAILDGMAWLGLQHDEGPFYQMQRMDRYREVVGQLLASGAAYHCYSSPAEVEAMRERQRLAGDKPRYDGTWRPEPGKTLPEVPADRQPVVRFRNPLDGQVTWIDLVKGPITIANREMDDLVIARPDGTPTYNFCVAVDDSDMEITHVIRGDDHVNNTPRQINILQALGAKLPEYGHLPMILGTDGEKLSKRHGAVSVMDYPAQGFLPEAMLNYLARLGWSHGDEELFTMAQFIEWFDLDHLSKSPAQFNPEKLAWVNNHYIKHTDDAQLAELVRPLMVDAQFDGSPDLARAIGLMKERANTLIEVAGATMLFYRQPQPDAALLTQHLTDAIKPALADFAARCDTVEWTKVALAVMIKEVLASHGLKMPQLAMPLRLLLTGQLQTPAIDAVIELFGRPLVCQRLAKGLE; the protein is encoded by the coding sequence ATGATTGTTCGCACCCGCTTTGCTCCCAGCCCGACCGGCTATCTCCATCTCGGTGGTGCCCGTACTGCCCTGTTCGCCTGGGCCTATGCGCGCCATTTTGGCGGCACCTTCATCCTGCGCATCGAAGATACCGACCTCGAGCGCTCGACCCCGCAAGCGGTGCAAGCCATCCTCGACGGCATGGCATGGCTGGGCTTGCAGCATGACGAAGGTCCGTTCTATCAGATGCAGCGTATGGATCGGTACCGCGAAGTAGTCGGCCAGCTGCTGGCTAGCGGCGCGGCCTATCACTGTTATTCGTCACCGGCCGAAGTCGAGGCGATGCGCGAGCGCCAGCGTCTGGCCGGTGACAAGCCGCGCTATGACGGCACCTGGCGGCCCGAGCCGGGCAAGACCCTGCCGGAGGTGCCTGCTGACCGTCAGCCGGTGGTGCGCTTTCGCAATCCGCTTGATGGTCAGGTGACCTGGATCGATCTGGTCAAGGGCCCGATCACGATCGCCAACCGCGAAATGGATGACCTCGTCATCGCGCGTCCGGATGGCACGCCGACCTACAATTTTTGCGTTGCTGTTGATGATTCGGACATGGAAATCACCCATGTCATCCGCGGCGATGACCACGTCAACAACACGCCGCGCCAGATCAACATCCTGCAGGCACTGGGCGCGAAGTTGCCGGAGTATGGCCATCTGCCGATGATTCTTGGCACCGACGGCGAGAAGCTCTCGAAGCGCCACGGCGCGGTCAGCGTGATGGATTATCCGGCGCAGGGTTTTCTGCCCGAGGCGATGCTGAACTACCTGGCACGCCTCGGCTGGAGTCATGGCGACGAAGAACTATTTACGATGGCGCAATTCATCGAATGGTTCGACCTCGATCACCTGTCGAAATCCCCGGCCCAGTTCAATCCCGAAAAACTGGCCTGGGTCAACAACCACTACATCAAGCACACCGACGATGCGCAGCTGGCTGAGCTGGTCCGTCCGCTGATGGTCGATGCCCAATTCGACGGCAGTCCTGACCTCGCGCGCGCCATCGGCCTGATGAAGGAACGTGCCAATACCTTGATCGAAGTGGCCGGCGCGACGATGCTGTTCTATCGCCAGCCGCAGCCGGATGCGGCCTTGCTGACGCAGCACCTGACCGATGCCATCAAGCCGGCGCTGGCCGACTTTGCTGCGCGCTGCGACACGGTCGAATGGACCAAGGTCGCGCTCGCCGTAATGATTAAGGAAGTGCTCGCCAGTCACGGCCTGAAGATGCCGCAGCTGGCGATGCCATTGCGCCTGCTATTGACCGGTCAGTTGCAGACCCCGGCGATCGATGCGGTGATCGAATTGTTCGGTCGTCCGCTGGTCTGTCAGCGCCTGGCAAAGGGCCTGGAATAA